A single window of Amphiura filiformis chromosome 17, Afil_fr2py, whole genome shotgun sequence DNA harbors:
- the LOC140138251 gene encoding uncharacterized protein — MFRPVVFALLLIAVVYGHNPQNGPKNRERPAERGGFGGRKHQMRHHDSGEVIDMPDDIPVAWKLQLNNLFDRMQQDLDSGSQVDYTTWQNEAVTIIDIWITKFDEKYDFPDKYRFPIMVKQKVNEVFEGIKEDVANGETVDVQAAKEEMSRLVDRWWDRVTLVMEGDSLFSRDNMPYNMMESLTEVFNLMQNELDRGNILNVSIWHSKAHNTTSDWWNAFIKRVERRFGADHGLPRKLPQPIVDEVCSLFEHMEEEYGQGNDIILSDWQAEFETFAEKWWDISSARLQR, encoded by the exons ATGTTTCGTCCAGTTGTCTTTGCACTGCTGTTGATAGCAGTAGTATATGGACACAATCCACAAAACGGACCCAAGAACCGTGAGAGGCCGGCAGAGAGAGGTGGGTTTGGTGGTAGGAAACATCAGATGAGACACCATGACAGTGGAGAGGTTATTGATATGCCAGATGATATACCAGTGGCATGGAAACTACAGctaaataatttatttgacaG aatgCAGCAAGACCTAGACAGTGGCTCCCAAGTTGATTACACCACCTGGCAGAATGAAGCTGTGACTATCATTGACATCTGGATTACCAAGTTTGATGAAAAGTATGACTTCCCCGACAAATATCGCTTCCCTATCATGGTGAAGCAGAAGGTCAATGAGGTCTTTGAAGGCATCAAGGAAGATGTTGCCAATGGGGAAACTGTAGATGTTCAAGCTGCAAAAGAGGAAATGTCCAGACTGGTGGATAGATGGTGGGACAGAGTGACTCTAGTAATGGAAGG AGATAGTCTCTTTTCTAGAGACAACATGCCATACAATATGATGGAATCTCTCACAGAAGTCTTCAACCTCATGCAAAATGAACTTGATCGAGGCAACATTCTAAATGTATCAATATGGCATAGTAAAGCTCATAATACAACTAGCGACTGGTGGAATGCATTTATCAAGCGTGTTGAGAGGAGATTTGGAGCTGACCATGGACTACCCAGGAAACTACCACAGCCTATTGTGGATGAAGTGTGTAGCCTTTTTGAGCACATGGAGGAAGAGTATGGCCAAGGAAATGATATTATTTTAAGTGATTGGCAAGCTGAGTTTGAAACATTTGCAGAGAAATGGTGGGATATATCCAGCGCAAGATTGCAACGGTAA